A window of Cellulomonas fimi contains these coding sequences:
- the nuoN gene encoding NADH-quinone oxidoreductase subunit NuoN → MNAFTAPEIPWSLLSPALIVLLAAVAGVLVEAFVPARVRRPVQVTLGLAAPAAALIAVAALWSGVASDGGTAVLGGSLVVDGPTLVLQGTIALLALLSILVVADRTDTGEDAFAPSAAAVPSSDYEELARRRGLQQTEVYPLLLFAVGGMLIFPAAGDLLTLFVALEVLSLPLYLLTGMARRRRLLSQEAAMKYFLLGAFASAIMLFGIALLYGYSGSLRYSDIAEQTLQVTGVDGLLLVGAVLVLTGLLFKVGAVPFHTWTPDVYQGAPTPITGFMAACTKVAAFGALLRIVYVVLPDLEWDLSVVLWTVAIATMVVGTVAALVQTDIKRILAYSSIAHAGFILTGIVALDESAIPAVLFYLLAYGAATIGAFGIVWLVRERAAGTGDEPGPVLGEATRLSQWAGLGRTNPVLAVTFALFLLSFAGIPLTAGFIGKFAVFSAAVEGGAWPLAVVGVLSSAAAAFFYVRIIVLMFFGGAGDGGADDATGAAPAAVADAPVEAPTPAGTTATATLVEKSAATTTTVVGSEGFAVVAVAVCAVLTVALGIVPSPVLDLIGDVAQLLP, encoded by the coding sequence GTGAACGCGTTCACCGCGCCCGAGATCCCGTGGTCGCTGCTGAGCCCGGCGCTCATCGTCCTGCTCGCCGCGGTCGCGGGCGTGCTGGTCGAGGCGTTCGTCCCGGCCCGCGTGCGGCGGCCCGTGCAGGTCACGCTCGGTCTGGCCGCCCCCGCGGCGGCCCTGATCGCCGTCGCGGCGCTGTGGTCCGGCGTCGCGTCCGACGGCGGCACGGCCGTGCTCGGCGGCTCGCTCGTCGTCGACGGCCCGACCCTCGTGCTCCAGGGGACGATCGCGCTGCTCGCGCTGCTGTCGATCCTCGTCGTCGCGGACCGCACCGACACGGGCGAGGACGCGTTCGCGCCGTCCGCCGCGGCCGTGCCGAGCTCGGACTACGAGGAGCTCGCGCGTCGCCGCGGCCTGCAGCAGACCGAGGTCTACCCGCTGCTGCTCTTCGCGGTCGGGGGCATGCTCATCTTCCCCGCCGCGGGCGACCTGCTGACGCTGTTCGTCGCGCTCGAGGTGCTGTCGCTGCCGCTCTACCTGCTCACCGGCATGGCCCGGCGGCGGCGCCTGCTCTCGCAGGAGGCGGCGATGAAGTACTTCCTGCTCGGCGCGTTCGCGTCCGCGATCATGCTCTTCGGCATCGCGCTGCTGTACGGCTACTCGGGCTCGCTGCGGTACTCGGATATCGCGGAGCAGACGCTCCAGGTGACGGGGGTCGACGGCCTGCTGCTCGTCGGCGCGGTCCTCGTGCTCACGGGCCTGCTGTTCAAGGTCGGCGCCGTCCCGTTCCACACCTGGACGCCCGACGTCTACCAGGGCGCACCGACGCCCATCACCGGCTTCATGGCCGCGTGCACCAAGGTCGCCGCGTTCGGCGCGCTCCTGCGCATCGTCTACGTCGTGCTGCCGGACCTCGAGTGGGACCTGTCGGTGGTGCTCTGGACCGTCGCGATCGCGACCATGGTCGTCGGCACCGTCGCCGCGCTCGTGCAGACCGACATCAAGCGGATCCTCGCGTACTCGTCGATCGCGCACGCGGGCTTCATCCTCACGGGCATCGTGGCGCTCGACGAGTCCGCGATCCCGGCGGTGCTGTTCTACCTGCTGGCCTATGGCGCGGCGACGATCGGCGCGTTCGGCATCGTCTGGCTGGTGCGCGAGCGCGCGGCCGGCACCGGCGACGAGCCGGGTCCGGTGCTCGGCGAGGCGACGCGGCTGTCGCAGTGGGCGGGTCTCGGCCGCACGAACCCCGTGCTGGCCGTGACGTTCGCGCTGTTCCTGCTGTCGTTCGCGGGCATCCCGCTGACCGCCGGCTTCATCGGGAAGTTCGCGGTCTTCTCGGCGGCCGTCGAGGGCGGGGCGTGGCCGCTCGCCGTGGTCGGCGTGCTGTCGTCCGCCGCGGCCGCGTTCTTCTACGTCCGGATCATCGTGCTCATGTTCTTCGGCGGCGCCGGTGACGGCGGTGCGGACGACGCGACCGGGGCCGCACCCGCGGCCGTGGCCGACGCGCCCGTCGAGGCGCCGACGCCCGCCGGGACCACCGCGACGGCGACGCTCGTCGAGAAGTCGGCCGCCACGACCACGACGGTCGTCGGCAGCGAGGGGTTCGCGGTCGTCGCCGTCGCCGTGTGCGCGGTGCTCACCGTGGCGCTCGGCATCGTGCCGTCGCCGGTGCTCGACCTCATCGGCGACGTGGCGCAGCTGCTGCCGTGA
- a CDS encoding polyprenyl synthetase family protein, giving the protein MTTTTAIALADPALSARLTDRLALVEERLRDAVTHADQLADDASRHLVNAGGKRLRPLLTLLTAELGDGARREVVDAATVVELTHLATLYHDDVMDSAPLRRGAPSAHEVWGNSVAILTGDLLFARASATVAGLGPDAVRIQAATFERLCLGQLHETVGPRPDEDPVEHYLQVLADKTASLVATSARFGAMFAGCRPDVVRTVTAFGEKIGVAFQLADDVIDLTSDGAVTGKTPGTDLRERVPTMPALLLRARAAAPDASPEDVALVAQLDADLSGDDALAAAVAALRAHPVVEETRSRAVSLAQEAVAELAPLPDGPVQDALVAFADALVDRAS; this is encoded by the coding sequence GTGACCACGACGACCGCCATCGCTCTGGCGGACCCTGCTCTGAGCGCCCGCCTCACCGACCGGCTGGCGCTCGTCGAGGAACGCCTGCGGGACGCCGTCACGCACGCCGACCAGCTCGCCGACGACGCCTCGCGGCACCTCGTCAACGCGGGCGGGAAGCGGCTGCGGCCGTTGCTCACGCTGCTCACCGCCGAGCTCGGCGACGGCGCGCGGCGCGAGGTCGTCGACGCGGCGACGGTCGTCGAGCTCACGCACCTCGCGACGCTGTACCACGACGACGTCATGGACTCGGCCCCGCTGCGCCGCGGGGCCCCCAGCGCGCACGAGGTGTGGGGCAACTCGGTCGCGATCCTCACGGGCGACCTGCTGTTCGCCCGCGCGTCGGCGACCGTGGCCGGGCTCGGGCCGGACGCCGTCCGCATCCAGGCGGCGACGTTCGAGCGCCTGTGCCTGGGCCAGCTCCACGAGACCGTCGGACCGCGTCCCGACGAAGACCCGGTCGAGCACTACCTGCAGGTCCTCGCCGACAAGACCGCGTCGCTCGTCGCGACGTCCGCCCGGTTCGGTGCGATGTTCGCCGGCTGCCGCCCCGACGTGGTCCGCACGGTCACCGCCTTCGGCGAGAAGATCGGCGTCGCGTTCCAGCTCGCCGACGACGTCATCGACCTCACGTCCGACGGCGCCGTCACCGGCAAGACCCCCGGCACCGACCTGCGCGAGCGCGTCCCGACGATGCCCGCGCTGCTGCTGCGCGCGCGTGCTGCGGCGCCCGACGCGTCGCCGGAGGACGTCGCGCTCGTGGCGCAGCTCGACGCGGACCTGTCGGGGGACGACGCCCTGGCGGCGGCCGTCGCGGCGCTGCGCGCGCACCCGGTGGTCGAGGAGACCCGGTCGCGGGCCGTCTCGCTCGCGCAGGAGGCCGTCGCCGAGCTCGCACCCCTGCCCGACGGTCCCGTGCAGGACGCGCTCGTCGCGTTCGCCGACGCGCTGGTGGACCGCGCGTCCTGA
- a CDS encoding RDD family protein yields MSTPPVEPQRPAAARGTARRSVAGGVPVAPDEVAPVGRRFLAYVVDGAVLGAVYGIGTAVALAAGAADGPTPLAFLPLVLALLVGLGQWGAEAITGATVGGAALGIRTVAVRTGLPAGLLAILLRNLVVAAGALACLVGQVVVVVSGVWDREPAQRGWHDKAAGTLVVRAGALRPAGAGRGRRTADASHRPHVDARSAWETAVARSVDPGRPVPPVPADPTAPAAAEPPQAPPLAPPPPSAPTGEVATPPRPAFVDGPPPTAVVPVVPPPAPLGGGLVDVPAGIADAPRRDPRTGGPVIDAVPGGPGPAAPPSTSPGLVEVPPAFTGAVPLVPVARRPGLGPVGQPGDAEPTRRRDEVEPAVAPVEGPGDAEPTRRRDEVEPAVAPVEGPGDVEHTRLRDAGGVGSTSGGLGDLEHTRLRGDAPGPREQGGTGVLRLVFDTGQRVVVEGDGLVGRDPSDAGATHVVAVDDPQRSVSKVHLAFGPVDGGRLWVVDRGSTNGTFLVGPDGRGAALAAGARAVVEAGWTIRFGQRTVRVERV; encoded by the coding sequence GTGAGCACACCCCCGGTCGAGCCGCAGCGGCCTGCCGCCGCGCGCGGGACGGCGCGCCGGTCGGTCGCCGGCGGCGTGCCCGTCGCCCCCGACGAGGTCGCGCCCGTCGGACGCCGGTTCCTCGCGTACGTGGTCGACGGCGCCGTGCTCGGGGCGGTCTACGGCATCGGCACGGCGGTGGCCCTCGCGGCGGGCGCGGCGGACGGGCCGACGCCGCTCGCCTTCCTGCCGCTCGTGCTCGCGCTCCTCGTCGGCCTCGGCCAGTGGGGTGCGGAGGCGATCACCGGCGCGACCGTCGGGGGCGCGGCGCTGGGCATCCGGACGGTCGCCGTCCGGACCGGCCTCCCGGCGGGTCTGCTGGCGATCCTGCTGCGCAACCTCGTCGTGGCGGCGGGGGCGCTGGCGTGCCTCGTCGGTCAGGTCGTGGTGGTCGTGTCGGGGGTCTGGGACCGCGAGCCCGCGCAGCGGGGGTGGCACGACAAGGCCGCGGGCACGCTCGTCGTGCGGGCCGGTGCGCTGCGCCCGGCCGGTGCGGGACGCGGACGGCGGACGGCCGACGCGTCGCACCGGCCGCACGTCGACGCCCGGTCGGCCTGGGAGACGGCGGTCGCCCGTAGCGTGGACCCGGGCCGTCCGGTGCCGCCCGTCCCGGCCGACCCGACCGCCCCCGCGGCAGCGGAGCCTCCGCAGGCCCCGCCGCTCGCACCACCGCCGCCGTCCGCGCCGACGGGTGAGGTCGCGACGCCGCCCCGGCCCGCGTTCGTCGACGGCCCGCCGCCGACCGCCGTCGTGCCGGTCGTCCCGCCGCCCGCGCCGCTCGGCGGCGGCCTCGTCGACGTCCCCGCGGGGATCGCGGACGCCCCCCGACGCGACCCGCGCACGGGCGGTCCCGTCATCGACGCCGTGCCGGGCGGACCCGGCCCGGCCGCGCCGCCCTCGACGTCCCCGGGCCTGGTCGAGGTGCCGCCGGCGTTCACCGGCGCGGTCCCGCTCGTGCCGGTCGCACGGCGGCCCGGCCTGGGGCCCGTCGGGCAGCCGGGCGACGCGGAGCCCACGCGCCGGCGGGACGAGGTCGAGCCCGCCGTCGCGCCGGTCGAGGGCCCCGGGGACGCGGAGCCCACGCGCCGGCGGGACGAGGTCGAGCCCGCCGTCGCGCCGGTCGAGGGCCCCGGGGACGTCGAGCACACGCGTCTGCGGGACGCGGGCGGGGTCGGCTCCACCTCGGGAGGGCTCGGCGACCTCGAGCACACCCGACTGCGGGGCGACGCGCCCGGTCCACGCGAGCAGGGCGGGACGGGCGTGCTGCGGCTGGTGTTCGACACGGGCCAGCGGGTCGTCGTCGAGGGCGACGGGCTGGTCGGCCGCGACCCGTCGGACGCCGGCGCCACCCACGTGGTCGCCGTGGACGACCCGCAGCGGTCGGTGTCGAAGGTCCACCTCGCGTTCGGCCCCGTGGACGGTGGTCGGCTCTGGGTGGTCGACCGCGGCTCGACGAACGGCACGTTCCTCGTCGGCCCCGACGGCCGTGGTGCCGCGCTCGCGGCGGGCGCGCGTGCGGTCGTGGAGGCGGGCTGGACGATCCGCTTCGGGCAGCGCACGGTGCGCGTCGAGCGCGTCTGA
- a CDS encoding PP2C family protein-serine/threonine phosphatase — MTAPSDESVQPAVAGVRVDVGVATDRGRRDSNEDASLASGGVYVVADGMGGHEAGEVASSLAVESLRPLVGTAPDVATVSRTLRDAHARVRDLPSSSSRRPGTTITGVILTEHEDVPCWVVLNVGDSRTYRMIGGVLEQVTADHSEIAELVASGLVPADAAARHPRRHVVTRVLGGGASDVDPDVWLFPVSPGDRMVVCSDGLTDELTDRRIEVELRAAGSAQEAADRLVAAALAAGGRDNVTVVVVDATVPRR, encoded by the coding sequence GTGACGGCGCCGTCGGACGAGTCGGTGCAGCCGGCCGTGGCCGGCGTCCGGGTCGACGTGGGCGTCGCGACGGACCGCGGTCGCCGCGACTCCAACGAGGACGCGTCGCTCGCGTCGGGCGGCGTGTACGTCGTCGCGGACGGCATGGGCGGGCACGAGGCGGGCGAGGTCGCGAGCAGCCTGGCGGTCGAGTCCCTGCGGCCGCTGGTCGGGACGGCGCCCGACGTCGCGACGGTGTCGCGCACGTTGCGCGACGCGCACGCCCGCGTACGGGACCTGCCGTCGTCGTCGTCCCGCCGGCCGGGCACGACGATCACGGGCGTGATCCTCACGGAGCACGAGGACGTGCCGTGCTGGGTCGTGCTCAACGTCGGCGACTCGCGCACCTACCGGATGATCGGCGGGGTGCTGGAGCAGGTCACGGCGGACCACTCGGAGATCGCGGAGCTCGTCGCGAGCGGGCTCGTCCCGGCGGACGCGGCGGCCCGCCACCCGCGCCGGCACGTCGTCACGCGCGTCCTCGGCGGCGGTGCGTCGGACGTCGACCCGGACGTGTGGTTGTTCCCGGTGAGCCCGGGCGACCGCATGGTCGTGTGCTCCGACGGCCTGACGGACGAGCTGACGGACCGCCGGATCGAGGTCGAGCTGCGCGCGGCGGGCTCGGCGCAGGAGGCCGCGGACCGGCTGGTCGCGGCGGCGCTCGCGGCCGGCGGGCGCGACAACGTGACGGTCGTCGTGGTGGACGCCACGGTGCCGCGCCGCTGA
- the rarD gene encoding EamA family transporter RarD, which yields MPRTPNAAGPLPAATTPDAAPDSPAASTPPTASPSTAAPSTAAPSTPAARGGLAAGITAYALWGVLPLYFPLLQPAGAVEIIAHRVVWSLLFCLALLLVTRTWPGFVAALRDRRTLGLLAVAAVLLAVNWLVFVFGVLTDRVVDAALGYFINPLVTVALAVLVLRERLRTAQWVALGFGALAVVVITAGYGQLPWIALTLALSFGFYGLLKNRVGRSVAAVPGMAAETLLLAPLALGYLVVLGVDGTGTFAAYGPWHAVALVSSGVVTAVPLLLFNSAARRLPLSVVGLLQYLAPMLQFLIGVVVLHEQMPVARWWGFALVWVALALLTVDGLRHRLHPRRHAARA from the coding sequence GTGCCCCGAACACCCAACGCAGCGGGTCCCCTCCCCGCCGCGACGACCCCCGACGCCGCCCCCGACTCCCCCGCCGCGAGCACGCCGCCCACCGCCTCGCCGTCCACCGCCGCACCGTCCACCGCCGCGCCGAGCACCCCCGCCGCACGCGGCGGGCTCGCCGCCGGGATCACCGCCTACGCGCTGTGGGGCGTCCTGCCCCTGTACTTCCCGCTGCTCCAGCCCGCCGGCGCCGTCGAGATCATCGCCCACCGGGTCGTCTGGTCGCTGCTGTTCTGCCTCGCGCTCCTGCTCGTGACCCGCACGTGGCCGGGCTTCGTCGCGGCCCTGCGCGACCGTCGCACGCTCGGCCTGCTCGCCGTCGCCGCCGTGCTCCTCGCCGTCAACTGGCTCGTGTTCGTGTTCGGCGTGCTCACCGACCGCGTCGTCGACGCCGCCCTCGGCTACTTCATCAACCCGCTCGTCACGGTCGCCCTCGCGGTCCTCGTGCTGCGCGAACGGCTCCGGACCGCCCAGTGGGTCGCGCTCGGGTTCGGCGCGCTCGCCGTCGTCGTCATCACCGCCGGCTACGGGCAGCTCCCGTGGATCGCCCTCACGCTCGCCCTCAGCTTCGGGTTCTACGGCCTGCTCAAGAACCGCGTCGGCCGGAGCGTGGCCGCCGTCCCCGGCATGGCCGCCGAGACGCTCCTGCTCGCCCCGCTCGCGCTCGGGTACCTCGTCGTCCTCGGCGTCGACGGCACCGGCACGTTCGCCGCGTACGGGCCGTGGCACGCCGTCGCGCTCGTGTCCTCCGGCGTCGTCACCGCCGTGCCGCTCCTGCTGTTCAACTCCGCCGCACGCCGCCTCCCGCTCAGCGTCGTCGGCCTCCTGCAGTACCTCGCCCCGATGCTGCAGTTCCTCATCGGCGTCGTCGTGCTGCACGAGCAGATGCCCGTCGCCCGGTGGTGGGGGTTCGCGCTGGTGTGGGTCGCGCTCGCCCTGCTGACCGTCGACGGGCTGCGCCACCGGCTGCACCCGCGCAGGCACGCAGCGCGCGCCTGA
- a CDS encoding FAD-dependent oxidoreductase: MSTPTLRVAVVGAGPAGIYAADILSKTDLDVSIDLFERLPAPFGLVRYGVAPDHPRIKQIIVALHKVLERGDIRLLANVDYGTDLKLDDLRQFYDAVIFSTGSIRDAALPIPGIDLDGSYGAADFVSWYDGHPDVPRTWPLEAQHVAVLGAGNVALDVARILAKHADDLLPTEVPANVYDILKASPVTDVHVFARRGPAQVKFSPLELRELGHVPDVDVIVYPEDFEFDEGSMAAIHSSNQTKQVVKTLTDWTLKEPEELTASRRIHLHFLHKPVEVLGEDGKVVGLRTERTALNGDGNVTGTGQTHDWPVQAVYRAVGYFGSPLVDIPFDDVAGVIPNREGRVVDVDGEHIPGVYATGWIKRGPVGLIGHTKSDASETIRHLGEDVAAGGDAFYTASEREPKAVDEFLAARGVDVVTWTGWELLDAWEKSLGEPHGRERVKVVPREDMVAISLGRSLPTA; this comes from the coding sequence GTGAGCACCCCGACCCTGCGCGTCGCCGTCGTCGGCGCCGGACCGGCCGGCATCTACGCCGCCGACATCCTGTCGAAGACGGACCTCGACGTCAGCATCGACCTGTTCGAGCGCCTGCCCGCGCCGTTCGGCCTGGTGCGCTACGGCGTCGCGCCGGACCACCCGCGCATCAAGCAGATCATCGTGGCGCTGCACAAGGTGCTCGAGCGCGGCGACATCCGCCTCCTCGCGAACGTCGACTACGGCACCGACCTGAAGCTCGACGACCTGCGCCAGTTCTACGACGCGGTGATCTTCTCGACCGGCTCGATCCGCGACGCCGCGCTCCCGATCCCCGGCATCGACCTCGACGGCTCGTACGGCGCCGCGGACTTCGTGTCCTGGTACGACGGCCACCCCGACGTCCCGCGCACGTGGCCGCTCGAGGCGCAGCACGTCGCCGTGCTCGGCGCCGGCAACGTCGCGCTCGACGTCGCGCGCATCCTCGCCAAGCACGCGGACGACCTGCTGCCGACCGAGGTGCCGGCCAACGTCTACGACATCCTCAAGGCGTCGCCCGTCACCGACGTGCACGTCTTCGCGCGCCGCGGCCCGGCACAGGTGAAGTTCTCGCCGCTGGAGCTGCGCGAGCTCGGACACGTGCCGGACGTCGACGTCATCGTCTACCCCGAGGACTTCGAGTTCGACGAGGGCTCGATGGCCGCGATCCACTCCTCGAACCAGACCAAGCAGGTCGTCAAGACCCTCACGGACTGGACGCTCAAGGAGCCCGAGGAGCTCACGGCGAGCCGCCGCATCCACCTGCACTTCCTGCACAAGCCGGTCGAGGTGCTGGGCGAGGACGGCAAGGTCGTCGGGCTGCGCACCGAGCGCACCGCGCTCAACGGCGACGGCAACGTCACGGGCACGGGCCAGACGCACGACTGGCCGGTCCAGGCCGTCTACCGGGCTGTCGGCTACTTCGGGTCGCCGCTCGTCGACATCCCGTTCGACGACGTCGCGGGCGTCATCCCGAACCGCGAGGGTCGCGTCGTGGACGTCGACGGCGAGCACATCCCGGGCGTCTACGCGACGGGCTGGATCAAGCGCGGCCCGGTCGGCCTCATCGGCCACACCAAGTCCGACGCGTCGGAGACGATCCGCCACCTCGGCGAGGACGTCGCGGCCGGCGGTGACGCGTTCTACACCGCGTCCGAGCGTGAGCCGAAGGCCGTCGACGAGTTCCTCGCCGCGCGCGGCGTCGACGTCGTCACGTGGACCGGCTGGGAGCTGCTCGACGCGTGGGAGAAGTCCCTCGGCGAGCCGCACGGCCGTGAGCGCGTCAAGGTCGTCCCGCGCGAGGACATGGTCGCGATCTCGCTCGGCCGCAGCCTGCCGACCGCCTGA
- a CDS encoding amino acid ABC transporter ATP-binding protein, giving the protein MTDAPLLRVRGLRKAFGAHVVLDDLSLDVEAHRVVVLIGASGSGKSTLLRCVDLLEDVDDGVIELEGQDITDPRLDANAVRARIGMVFQSYNLFPHLRVLDNVTLAPRLVHRTPRAQAESEAMAVLERVGLADKARAFPDELSGGQQQRVAIARALLGRPAVMLLDEVTSALDPELVGEVLDLLVELKSTGLTMVVATHEMGFAREVADEVCFLHAGRVHERGTAAQVLGDPQEERTREFLRRLHA; this is encoded by the coding sequence ATGACCGACGCTCCCCTGCTGCGCGTGCGCGGGCTGCGCAAGGCGTTCGGCGCGCACGTCGTGCTCGACGACCTGTCGCTCGACGTCGAGGCGCACCGCGTCGTGGTCCTCATCGGCGCGTCCGGCTCCGGCAAGTCCACCCTGCTGCGGTGCGTCGACCTGCTCGAGGACGTCGACGACGGCGTCATCGAGCTCGAGGGGCAGGACATCACCGACCCGCGGCTCGACGCGAACGCCGTGCGCGCCCGCATCGGCATGGTGTTCCAGTCGTACAACCTCTTCCCGCACCTGCGCGTGCTCGACAACGTCACGCTCGCGCCGCGGCTCGTGCACCGCACCCCGCGCGCCCAGGCCGAGTCCGAGGCGATGGCCGTCCTGGAGCGCGTCGGCCTCGCCGACAAGGCGCGCGCGTTCCCCGACGAGCTGTCCGGCGGGCAGCAGCAGCGCGTCGCGATCGCCCGCGCGCTGCTCGGCAGGCCCGCCGTCATGCTGCTCGACGAGGTCACCAGCGCACTCGACCCCGAGCTCGTCGGCGAGGTGCTCGACCTGCTCGTCGAGCTCAAGTCGACCGGGCTCACGATGGTCGTCGCGACGCACGAGATGGGGTTCGCGCGCGAGGTCGCGGACGAGGTGTGCTTCCTGCACGCCGGGCGGGTGCACGAGCGCGGGACCGCCGCGCAGGTGCTGGGCGACCCGCAGGAGGAGCGGACGCGCGAGTTCCTGCGCCGGCTGCACGCGTGA
- a CDS encoding amino acid ABC transporter permease produces the protein MTTGAAAAPVAWEPSEHQRARDAYRRSRARRSTAVAIVSTVALTAVAVLGLVSSPGWPRVKASFFDPEVARASLPAVLEGLWLNIRVMAVCAVVIVVVALGLALARTLRGPVFFPLRALATGYVDVFRGLPLILVLLLVGFGLPGLRLQGVPTSAVVLGGLALVLTYSAYVAEVFRAGIESVHPSQVAAARSLGLTRGQAMRHVVLPQAVRRVVPPLLNDLVALSKDSGLISILGAIDAVRAAQIETARYANFTPYVVAGVLFVLLTIPLTRFTDVLARRSGWLGAQGALAGGGALR, from the coding sequence GTGACGACCGGAGCGGCGGCGGCCCCGGTCGCCTGGGAGCCGTCGGAGCACCAGCGCGCCCGCGACGCCTACCGGCGCTCGCGGGCGCGCCGCTCGACCGCGGTCGCGATCGTCTCGACGGTCGCGCTGACCGCCGTCGCGGTGCTCGGGCTCGTCTCGTCGCCCGGGTGGCCGCGGGTCAAGGCCTCGTTCTTCGACCCCGAGGTCGCGCGCGCGTCGCTGCCCGCGGTGCTCGAAGGGCTGTGGCTGAACATCCGCGTCATGGCCGTCTGCGCGGTCGTCATCGTCGTCGTCGCGCTCGGCCTCGCGCTCGCGCGCACGCTGCGCGGCCCGGTCTTCTTCCCGCTGCGCGCGCTCGCGACCGGGTACGTCGACGTGTTCCGCGGGCTGCCGCTCATCCTCGTGCTGCTGCTCGTCGGGTTCGGCCTGCCGGGCCTGCGGCTGCAGGGCGTCCCGACGTCCGCCGTCGTGCTCGGCGGGCTCGCACTCGTCCTCACGTACTCCGCGTACGTCGCCGAGGTGTTCCGCGCCGGCATCGAGTCCGTGCACCCGTCGCAGGTCGCCGCCGCCCGCTCGCTCGGGCTCACGCGCGGCCAGGCGATGCGGCACGTCGTGCTCCCGCAGGCCGTCCGCCGCGTCGTGCCGCCGCTGCTCAACGACCTCGTCGCGCTGTCGAAGGACTCCGGGCTCATCTCGATCCTCGGCGCGATCGACGCGGTCCGCGCCGCGCAGATCGAGACCGCGCGCTACGCCAACTTCACGCCGTACGTCGTCGCGGGCGTCCTGTTCGTGCTCCTGACGATCCCCCTCACGCGGTTCACCGACGTCCTCGCTCGCCGCTCCGGCTGGCTCGGCGCGCAAGGGGCGCTCGCGGGCGGCGGGGCGCTGCGATGA
- a CDS encoding ABC transporter substrate-binding protein: MRTARWTALTAAVVATLAVAACAPVDDEPTGDATSTADGLATVQDGVLTIATSDPAYEPWVVDNDPSSGEGFESAVAYAVAEQLGYDADTVEWTVASFDQIIAPGAKSYDFAINQVSISDERRKNLAFSSPYYETTQAVVTLEGSPAADAAALADLKDVRIGAMVGSTSLTAAQNTIAPTTPVSPFNDNDQVKQALTSGLVDAIVVDLPTALYITAAELDGGVLVGQLPGSAGGDQFGLVLDLESPLTADVSAAVDALREDGTLAELEAQWLTDAAGAPVLK, translated from the coding sequence ATGCGCACAGCCCGCTGGACCGCCCTGACCGCCGCCGTCGTCGCCACGCTCGCGGTCGCAGCCTGTGCCCCGGTCGACGACGAGCCGACCGGCGACGCGACGTCGACCGCCGACGGGCTCGCCACCGTGCAGGACGGCGTGCTGACGATCGCCACGTCCGACCCGGCCTACGAGCCGTGGGTCGTCGACAACGACCCCAGCAGCGGTGAGGGCTTCGAGTCGGCGGTCGCGTACGCGGTCGCCGAGCAGCTCGGCTACGACGCCGACACCGTCGAGTGGACCGTCGCGAGCTTCGACCAGATCATCGCGCCGGGCGCGAAGAGCTACGACTTCGCGATCAACCAGGTGTCCATCAGCGACGAGCGCAGGAAGAACCTCGCGTTCTCCTCCCCGTACTACGAGACGACGCAGGCCGTCGTGACGCTCGAGGGCTCCCCCGCCGCCGACGCGGCCGCTCTCGCCGACCTCAAGGACGTGCGGATCGGCGCGATGGTCGGCTCGACCAGCCTGACCGCCGCGCAGAACACCATCGCCCCGACCACCCCGGTCTCGCCGTTCAACGACAACGACCAGGTGAAGCAGGCGCTCACGTCGGGCCTCGTCGACGCGATCGTCGTCGACCTGCCGACCGCCCTCTACATCACCGCGGCCGAGCTCGACGGCGGCGTGCTCGTCGGGCAGCTCCCGGGCAGCGCGGGCGGCGACCAGTTCGGCCTCGTCCTCGACCTCGAGAGCCCGCTGACCGCCGACGTGTCCGCCGCGGTCGACGCGCTGCGCGAGGACGGCACGCTCGCCGAGCTCGAGGCGCAGTGGCTGACCGACGCCGCGGGCGCCCCCGTCCTGAAGTGA